A part of Aegilops tauschii subsp. strangulata cultivar AL8/78 chromosome 2, Aet v6.0, whole genome shotgun sequence genomic DNA contains:
- the LOC141040705 gene encoding uncharacterized protein, with the protein MAKQWNIPDVRQLVNTGPEWLFHVLDDLPEEERMYTLMTIWRCWHVRNEIVHDKQPPPVEASTRFLYSYISSLLALQADPHGDHVKGKMVAAPRVKREQVAHVYQAKEQTFRWEAPPAGWDALNIDGSFSDKDGSAGAGMVLRDEHGAIIFSSSRELRQCMSPLESELAACMEGISLASQ; encoded by the coding sequence ATGGCGAAGCAATGGAACATCCCAGATGTCCGGCAGCTTGTGAACACAGGGCCGGAGTGGCTCTTCCATGTGCTTGATGACCTGCCAGAGGAGGAGCGCATGTACACGCTCATGACGATTTGGCGCTGCTGGCACGTTAGAAACGAGATCGTCCATGACAAACAACCACCACCAGTAGAGGCCTCGACAAGGTTCCTGTACAGCTATATCAGCTCCTTGCTGGCCCTTCAAGCGGATCCTCATGGCGATCATGTCAAAGGCAAGATGGTGGCCGCCCCCCGGGTCAAGAGGGAGCAAGTAGCGCATGTGTACCAAGCAAAGGAGCAGACATTCAGATGGGAGGCACCGCCGGCCGGCTGGGACGCGCTTAACATCGACGGCTCCTTCTCTGACAAAGACGGGAGTGCTGGGGCAGGCATGGTTCTCAGGGACGAACATGGAGCTATCATCTTCTCTTCTAGCCGAGAGTTACGGCAGTGTATGTCCCCGCTGGAGTCCGAACTTGCAGCATGCATGGAGGGCATTTCCCTAGCCTCACAATGA
- the LOC109776464 gene encoding increased DNA methylation 1-like, whose protein sequence is MDIAEYVEFMAGGGRGPRGDELRRRAREHLLASGWTLYKFAKCDGRQELRYRAPHGASYISLIVACKKFQLFRTAPPRNPAAARGKPRKRSAAANCSSGKEIARVISPIGAENGGRKRGFGGDEDVCGPAVGNPFAGDCPTRHRKVRRVSALYADDALKKYAAKKRKKASASPQSSASPQSPASPAASPSRVLRPRPKDGDKAQAAAAACQPTRARTILAVLMDKKILPPTAKLSYRRTRDEPPAKQGTVTAQGTIRCACGCGGKAFTVAEFAAHAGGGCGEERPSASVYLNDGRSLSQCLVQLMRAHGGSSRATGSPSPRARLKRRCPPELGDGDWVCSVCADFGDMLLCDCCPSTFHHGCVGLDATPQGEWFCPSCRCAACGSSEFELADGEFTDKTVIYCDQCEREYHAGCVRGRGDQLECCPEGPWLCGHDCSNIFQRLQGLVGRSMPTSVEGVTFTVLRSTKLPEEEAMAAEEHGKLCSAFDVLHECFITLIEPQTRTDLSHDIVFNRESELRRLNFRGFYVVGLEKGGELITVGTLRVYGKKVAELPLVGTRFVHRRQGMCRLLFNQLEKLLGELGVERLVLPAVPELLPTWTGSFGFQPMSHSDKMEIAEHTVMCFQGTTMCQKFIADAAAP, encoded by the exons ATGGACATCGCGGAGTACGTCGAGTTCATGGCCGGCGGCGGCCGGGGCCCGCGGGGCGACGAGCTGCGGCGGAGGGCCAGGGAGCACCTGCTCGCGTCCGGCTGGACCCTCTACAAGTTCGCCAAGTGCGACGGCCGCCAGGAGCTCCGCTACAGGGCGCCCCACGGCGCCTCCTACATCTCCCTCATCGTCGCCTGCAAGAAGTTCCAGCTCTTCCGCACCGCGCCGCCGAGGAACCCCGCGGCCGCTCGTGGGAAGCCGAGGAAGAGGAGCGCGGCGGCGAATTGTTCGTCCGGGAAGGAGATCGCTCGTGTGATAAGCCCGATCGGTGCGGAAAATGGCGGCCGTAAGCGGGGTTTTGGAGGCGACGAGGACGTGTGTGGGCCGGCCGTCGGCAATCCGTTCGCCGGCGACTGCCCCACGAGGCACCGGAAGGTGAGGAGGGTCTCCGCGCTCTACGCCGACGACGCCCTCAAGAAGTACGCcgccaagaagaggaagaaagcgtCGGCGTCTCCCCAAAGTTCCGCGTCTCCCCAAAGTCCTGCGTCTCCCGCGGCGTCGCCGTCGCGCGTGCTGCGGCCGAGGCCGAAAGACGGAGACaaggcgcaggcggcggcggcggcgtgccaGCCGACCCGCGCGAGGACGATCCTCGCCGTGCTCATGGACAAGAAAATCCTTCCCCCGACGGCCAAGCTGTCCTACAGGCGAACGAGGGACGAGCCTCCGGCCAAGCAGGGCACGGTCACCGCGCAAGGGACCATACGGTGCGCGTGCGGCTGCGGCGGCAAGGCCTTCACCGTGGCGGAGTTCGCGGCGCACGCTGGCGGCGGATGCGGCGAAGAGCGCCCGTCGGCGAGCGTGTACCTCAACGACGGCAGGTCGCTGTCGCAGTGCCTGGTGCAGCTGATGCGCGCCCACGGCGGCAGCAGCAGGGCCACaggctcgccgtcgccgcgcgcgAGGCTGAAGCGCAGATGCCCGCCCGAGCTGGGGGACGGCGACTGGGTGTGCTCCGTCTGCGCCGACTTCGGCGACATGCTGCTCTGCGACTGCTGCCCCTCGACGTTCCACCACGGCTGCGTCGGCCTCGACGCCACCCCGCAGGGGGAGTGGTTCTGCCCTTCCTGCCGGTGCGCCGCCTGCGGCTCCAGCGAGTTCGAGCTCGCCGACGGCGAGTTCACCGACAAGACGGTGATCTACTGCGACCAATGCGAACGAGAGT ATCATGCCGGCTGCGTCAGGGGCAGAGGCGACCAGCTCGAGTGCTGCCCGGAAGGGCCATGGCTCTGCGGCCATGACTGCTCGAACATTTTCCAGCGTCTGCAAGGGCTGGTTGGAAGATCGATGCCTACATCAGTGGAAGGCGTAACCTTCACCGTGTTGAGATCAACGAAGCTCCCCGAGGAGGAGGCCATGGCGGCGGAGGAGCACGGGAAGCTGTGCTCGGCGTTCGACGTGCTCCACGAGTGCTTCATCACCCTCATCGAGCCGCAGACACGGACCGACCTCAGCCACGACATCGTCTTCAACAGAGA ATCGGAGCTGAGGCGGCTCAACTTCCGGGGATTCTACGTGGTGGGTCTCGAGAAAGGCGGCGagctcataaccgtgggcacgctCAG GGTGTACGGGAAGAAGGTCGCGGAGCTGCCGCTCGTCGGGACCCGGTTCGTGCATCGCCGGCAAGGGATGTGCCGCCTACTCTTTAACCAACTGGAAAAG TTGCTTGGCGAGTTGGGGGTGGAGAGGCTCGTGCTGCCGGCGGTGCCTGAGCTTCTACCGACATGGACCGGATCCTTCGGTTTCCAACCCATGAGCCATTCCGACAAGATGGAGATTGCAGAGCACACCGTCATGTGCTTTCAGGGAACCACGATGTGCCAGAAGTTCATCGCCGACGCGGCGGCTCCATGA